A stretch of Natronococcus sp. CG52 DNA encodes these proteins:
- a CDS encoding V-type ATP synthase subunit I — MLRPERMSKVSVTGSKGVMPAVIERIHELNLVHLSDYDGSWQGFDNGNPIEGAENASEKLVTVRALESALELSEEDTAPGTIDDDWEQRLERIRTKINGLDDRRSEVRDDLRQVNERIDRVAPFAELGIDLDLLSGYESVDVLVGEGPVADVEDALEASDEIRSFETFTGGDVVAVVAAPTEDATEENVVDDALVGVEFTRYAVPETEQGPDAYVADLEEQKRDLESELEEIDAELEAIKANEGSFLLRVEEELTIEVQRAEAPLQFATSDRAFIAEGWIPADKYDAFVSALRDTVGESVEIEELETADYEEHEHGAEAHTGSGGDGDGNGGEPSAETESADQPAQRKAATDGGTRQSDGHGGAVTMDDEPPVILNNITPARPFELLVKMVSQPRYSELDPTVLVFLTYPFAFGYMIGDIGYGLIYMLMGWGCWKVFDSDAGKALGTIGIWAGGFTVLFGWLYDDIFGIHMHDFVPEDIHHVMSEYLFAASLDKGLQAVDWAIFWIMFSVVFGLIHLNMGLILGFINELSHGLKAAVYERLSWILAMNGLFVWIFSLHQVDAKPDFLVGTGEEAVLYEFFGFAGLPEIVGLVGLGAFLVGAVMVGVGEGIAGVFEVPAWAFGHVLSYLRMVAVLLAKGGMAFAVNLLVFGGYTDHGYTAFNLPTYDVTGYEQDFVGLLWMDPAWIGVPLAILVFVFGHIVVLLLGITAAGIQMLRLEYVEFFQKFYEGGGEEYEPFGHEEQSAQPQAD, encoded by the coding sequence ATGCTCAGACCTGAGCGGATGAGCAAGGTTTCGGTGACCGGCTCCAAGGGCGTGATGCCCGCGGTCATCGAACGAATCCACGAACTGAACCTGGTTCATCTCTCGGACTACGACGGCTCCTGGCAGGGGTTCGACAACGGAAACCCGATCGAAGGGGCGGAGAACGCCTCCGAGAAGCTGGTGACCGTCCGAGCGCTCGAGAGCGCCCTGGAACTGTCCGAGGAGGACACCGCTCCGGGGACGATCGACGACGACTGGGAGCAGCGGCTCGAGCGGATCCGCACGAAGATCAACGGGCTCGACGACCGGCGCAGCGAGGTCCGCGACGACCTCCGTCAGGTCAACGAGCGCATCGACCGGGTCGCCCCGTTCGCGGAACTGGGGATCGACCTCGACCTCCTGTCGGGGTACGAGTCGGTCGACGTCCTGGTCGGCGAAGGGCCGGTAGCGGACGTCGAGGACGCGCTCGAAGCGTCGGACGAGATCCGATCCTTCGAGACGTTCACCGGCGGTGACGTCGTTGCCGTTGTCGCCGCACCGACCGAGGACGCGACGGAGGAAAACGTCGTCGACGACGCGCTCGTCGGCGTCGAGTTCACCCGCTACGCGGTGCCCGAAACCGAGCAGGGCCCCGACGCGTACGTCGCCGACCTCGAGGAGCAAAAGCGCGACCTCGAGTCGGAACTCGAGGAGATCGACGCCGAACTCGAGGCCATCAAGGCCAACGAGGGGTCGTTCCTCCTGCGCGTCGAGGAGGAGTTAACGATCGAAGTCCAGCGCGCGGAAGCGCCGCTGCAGTTCGCGACCAGCGACCGGGCGTTCATCGCCGAGGGCTGGATTCCCGCGGACAAGTACGACGCGTTCGTCTCCGCGCTGCGAGACACCGTCGGCGAGAGCGTCGAGATCGAAGAGCTCGAGACCGCCGACTACGAGGAGCACGAACACGGTGCGGAAGCCCACACCGGCAGCGGCGGAGACGGTGACGGCAACGGCGGCGAGCCGAGTGCCGAGACCGAGAGCGCCGACCAGCCGGCACAGCGGAAGGCCGCGACCGACGGCGGGACGCGACAGTCCGACGGACACGGCGGCGCCGTGACGATGGACGACGAACCGCCGGTCATCCTCAACAACATCACGCCGGCGAGGCCGTTCGAACTGCTGGTCAAGATGGTGAGCCAGCCCAGGTACAGCGAACTCGATCCCACGGTGCTGGTGTTCCTGACCTACCCGTTCGCGTTCGGGTACATGATCGGGGACATCGGCTACGGGCTCATCTACATGCTGATGGGCTGGGGCTGCTGGAAGGTCTTCGACTCCGACGCCGGCAAGGCGCTCGGTACCATCGGGATCTGGGCCGGTGGGTTCACGGTGCTGTTCGGCTGGCTGTACGACGACATCTTCGGTATCCACATGCACGACTTCGTGCCCGAGGATATCCACCACGTCATGTCGGAGTACCTCTTCGCGGCGAGCCTCGACAAGGGCCTGCAGGCGGTAGACTGGGCGATCTTCTGGATCATGTTCAGCGTCGTCTTCGGCCTCATCCACCTGAACATGGGGCTCATCCTGGGCTTCATCAACGAGCTTAGCCACGGGCTCAAGGCCGCGGTCTACGAGCGCCTGTCGTGGATCCTCGCGATGAACGGGCTGTTCGTCTGGATCTTCAGCCTCCACCAGGTCGACGCGAAGCCCGACTTCCTCGTCGGCACCGGCGAGGAGGCCGTGCTCTACGAGTTCTTCGGCTTCGCCGGTTTGCCGGAGATCGTCGGCCTCGTCGGCCTCGGTGCGTTCCTTGTCGGTGCCGTGATGGTCGGCGTCGGAGAGGGAATCGCCGGCGTCTTCGAGGTGCCGGCGTGGGCGTTCGGTCACGTCCTCTCGTACCTGCGGATGGTCGCCGTCCTGCTCGCGAAGGGCGGGATGGCGTTCGCGGTGAACCTGCTGGTGTTCGGCGGCTACACGGACCACGGCTACACCGCGTTCAACCTCCCGACGTACGACGTGACCGGCTACGAGCAGGACTTCGTCGGACTCCTCTGGATGGACCCGGCCTGGATCGGCGTGCCGCTCGCGATCCTCGTGTTCGTCTTCGGGCACATCGTCGTGCTCCTGCTGGGGATCACCGCCGCTGGTATCCAGATGCTCCGCCTCGAGTACGTGGAGTTCTTCCAGAAGTTCTACGAGGGCGGCGGCGAGGAGTACGAGCCGTTCGGGCACGAGGAGCAGTCGGCACAGCCGCAGGCTGACTGA
- a CDS encoding V-type ATP synthase subunit E, with protein MSLDTVVEDIREEARARAEKIRNEGEARAEEIESAAEADADEILENAEQEAERETEQLREQRLSSAKLEAKQKRLEARRDVLGDVREQVEDELIALEGETREELTRELLDAASAEFDEDDDVSVYGRADDRELIESILDDYDGYEYAGERDCLGGVVVESDQSRVRVNNAFDSVLEDVWEDNLREISNRLFEQ; from the coding sequence ATGAGTTTGGACACAGTCGTAGAAGACATTCGGGAAGAAGCCCGCGCGCGTGCGGAGAAAATCCGTAACGAGGGCGAGGCTCGCGCCGAGGAGATCGAATCGGCCGCCGAAGCCGACGCCGACGAGATTCTCGAGAACGCGGAGCAGGAGGCCGAGCGCGAGACCGAGCAGCTACGTGAACAGCGACTCTCCAGTGCGAAGCTGGAGGCGAAACAGAAGCGACTGGAGGCCCGCCGCGACGTCCTCGGCGACGTCCGAGAACAGGTCGAAGACGAACTCATCGCTCTCGAGGGGGAGACCCGCGAGGAGCTCACCCGCGAACTCCTCGATGCTGCGAGCGCGGAGTTCGACGAGGACGACGACGTCAGCGTCTACGGTCGTGCGGACGACCGGGAGCTGATCGAGTCGATCCTCGACGACTACGACGGCTACGAGTACGCCGGCGAGCGCGACTGTCTCGGCGGCGTCGTCGTCGAGAGCGACCAGTCTCGAGTTCGAGTCAACAACGCGTTTGACTCGGTGCTCGAGGACGTGTGGGAAGACAACCTCCGGGAGATCAGCAACCGACTCTTCGAGCAATGA
- a CDS encoding V-type ATP synthase subunit C, translating into MSAGASNPEYVNARVRSRRASLFADEDYRKLIRMGPSEIARFMEETEYEREINALGARFSGVDLIEYALNRNLAKHFDDLLDWSEGRLYDLIARYLRKFDVWNLKTIIRGIYTDSTAEEIQTDLIRAGDLDDRTIDRLLEVDEIEDAIDVLYGTIYYEPLSVAYEEFEETGALVSLENALDREFFEHLLEGVSPRNVSEPQEGPEALYVEFLQAEIDFRNARNALRLARSGADLDPAAYYIEGGVLFDRSELNRLVANYDELVDHIAENKRYGDRLSGALDRLRDADSLIQFEHALDAALLEYADTLSSIYPTSVSAVLSYILAKEREVENIRAIARGREVGLTESEIEEELVIL; encoded by the coding sequence ATGAGTGCAGGTGCCTCAAATCCGGAATACGTGAACGCTCGCGTTCGGTCGCGCCGAGCCTCGTTGTTCGCGGACGAAGATTACCGCAAGCTGATCCGGATGGGGCCGAGCGAGATCGCACGGTTCATGGAGGAGACGGAGTACGAACGCGAGATCAACGCGCTCGGAGCACGCTTTTCGGGAGTCGACCTGATCGAGTACGCGCTGAACCGCAACCTCGCGAAGCACTTCGACGACCTGCTGGACTGGTCGGAGGGACGACTCTACGACCTCATCGCCCGGTACCTCCGGAAGTTCGACGTCTGGAACCTCAAAACGATCATCCGCGGTATCTACACCGATTCGACCGCCGAGGAGATCCAGACGGACCTCATCCGCGCCGGCGACCTCGACGACCGGACGATCGATCGGCTGCTCGAGGTCGACGAAATCGAGGACGCGATCGACGTGCTGTACGGCACGATCTACTACGAACCCCTCAGCGTGGCGTACGAGGAGTTCGAGGAGACGGGCGCGCTCGTTTCGCTCGAGAACGCGCTGGACCGGGAGTTCTTCGAGCACCTGCTCGAGGGAGTTAGCCCGCGGAACGTCAGTGAACCCCAGGAGGGGCCGGAAGCCCTCTACGTCGAGTTCCTGCAGGCCGAGATCGACTTTCGGAACGCACGGAACGCGTTGCGGCTGGCCCGCAGCGGCGCCGACCTCGATCCCGCGGCCTACTACATCGAGGGTGGCGTCCTGTTCGACCGGTCAGAGCTGAATCGACTCGTCGCGAACTACGACGAACTCGTCGACCACATCGCCGAGAACAAACGCTACGGCGACCGTCTGTCGGGTGCACTGGATCGCCTTCGCGATGCTGACAGCCTTATCCAGTTCGAGCACGCACTAGACGCTGCGTTGCTCGAGTACGCGGATACGCTCTCGAGCATCTACCCGACCTCGGTCTCGGCGGTGCTGTCGTACATCCTCGCGAAGGAGCGCGAGGTCGAGAACATCCGTGCAATCGCACGCGGCCGAGAGGTCGGTCTCACCGAAAGTGAGATCGAAGAGGAACTGGTGATCCTATGA
- a CDS encoding V-type ATP synthase subunit F, producing MSQEIAVVGSPEFTTGFRLAGVRRFENVPEEEKDASLDDAATAALEDEGIGIVVMHDDDLEYLSRSVRQDVETSVEPVVVTIGSGTGGGGLRDQIKRAIGIDLMEEDEDSE from the coding sequence ATGAGTCAGGAGATCGCAGTCGTCGGCAGTCCGGAGTTTACGACCGGGTTCCGACTCGCGGGCGTTCGACGCTTCGAGAACGTCCCGGAGGAGGAGAAAGACGCGTCGCTCGACGACGCCGCGACGGCCGCCCTCGAAGACGAGGGGATCGGCATCGTCGTCATGCACGACGACGACCTCGAGTATCTCTCCCGGTCCGTTCGCCAGGACGTCGAAACGAGCGTCGAACCGGTCGTCGTCACCATCGGGAGCGGTACCGGTGGCGGCGGACTGCGCGATCAGATCAAGCGCGCGATCGGGATCGACCTAATGGAAGAGGACGAAGACAGCGAGTAA
- a CDS encoding ATP synthase subunit A, with the protein MSQAEDIESVDEDGVIESVSGPVVTATDLDARMNDVVYVGDEGLMGEVIEIEGNLTTIQVYEETSGVGPGEPVENTGEPLSVDLGPGVLNAIYDGVQRPLDELEEKMGSAFLDRGVDAPGIDFETEWEFTPTVAEGEIVEAGDVVGEVPETASITHKVMVPPDYEGGEVTSIEAGEFTVDEVVAELDSDEEITMHQEWPVREARPSAEKETPTIPLVSGQRILDGLFPIAKGGTAAIPGPFGSGKTVTQHQLAKWADADIVVYVGCGERGNEMTEVIEDFPELEDPKTGKPLMSRTCLIANTSNMPVAARESCIYTGITIAEYFRDTGYDVALMADSTSRWAEAMREISSRLEEMPGEEGYPAYLAAALSEFYERAGLFQNINGTQGSVSVIGAVSPPGGDFSEPVTQNTLRIVKTFWALDADLAERRHFPSINWNESYSLYRQQLDPWFRENVAEDWPEVRQWAVDVLDEEDELQEIVQLVGKDALPEDQQLTLEIARYLREAWLQQNAFHDVDTYCDPKKTYRMLQAIRTFNDEAFEALEAGIPVEEITDVDAAPRLNRMSTAEEWNEFIDELESDLEEQIRALY; encoded by the coding sequence ATGAGCCAGGCAGAAGACATCGAATCCGTCGACGAAGACGGTGTAATCGAAAGCGTGAGCGGTCCGGTCGTGACCGCCACGGACCTCGACGCCCGGATGAACGACGTCGTCTACGTCGGCGACGAAGGACTGATGGGCGAGGTCATCGAGATCGAAGGGAACCTGACCACGATTCAGGTGTACGAGGAAACCTCCGGCGTCGGCCCGGGCGAACCCGTCGAGAACACGGGCGAGCCCCTGAGCGTCGACCTCGGTCCGGGCGTGCTGAACGCCATCTACGACGGCGTCCAGCGTCCGCTGGACGAACTCGAGGAGAAGATGGGATCGGCGTTCCTCGACCGCGGAGTCGACGCACCCGGCATCGACTTCGAGACGGAGTGGGAGTTTACGCCCACCGTCGCGGAAGGCGAGATCGTCGAAGCCGGCGACGTCGTCGGCGAAGTTCCCGAGACCGCGAGCATCACCCACAAGGTGATGGTTCCGCCGGATTACGAGGGCGGTGAGGTCACCTCGATCGAGGCGGGCGAGTTCACGGTCGACGAAGTCGTCGCCGAACTGGACTCCGACGAGGAGATCACGATGCACCAGGAGTGGCCGGTTCGAGAGGCTCGGCCCTCCGCGGAGAAGGAGACGCCGACGATTCCGCTCGTCTCGGGACAGCGAATCCTCGACGGACTCTTCCCGATCGCCAAGGGCGGGACCGCGGCGATTCCCGGTCCGTTCGGTTCGGGGAAGACGGTCACCCAGCACCAGCTCGCCAAGTGGGCCGACGCGGACATCGTCGTCTACGTCGGCTGCGGCGAGCGCGGCAACGAGATGACCGAGGTCATCGAGGACTTCCCGGAGCTCGAGGACCCGAAGACGGGCAAGCCGCTCATGTCCCGGACGTGCCTCATCGCGAACACGTCCAACATGCCCGTCGCGGCCCGCGAATCCTGTATCTACACGGGGATCACCATCGCGGAGTACTTCCGCGACACGGGGTACGACGTCGCGCTGATGGCCGACTCCACCTCCCGGTGGGCCGAGGCCATGCGCGAAATCTCGAGCCGGCTCGAGGAGATGCCCGGCGAAGAGGGGTATCCCGCATATCTGGCGGCGGCGCTCTCCGAGTTCTACGAGCGCGCCGGCCTGTTCCAGAACATCAACGGGACGCAGGGATCGGTGTCGGTCATCGGCGCCGTCTCGCCGCCCGGCGGAGACTTCTCCGAGCCGGTTACCCAGAACACGCTGCGTATCGTCAAGACGTTCTGGGCGCTGGACGCCGACCTCGCCGAGCGACGACACTTCCCGTCGATCAACTGGAACGAGTCGTACTCGCTGTACCGCCAGCAGCTCGACCCGTGGTTCCGAGAGAACGTCGCGGAAGACTGGCCGGAGGTGCGCCAGTGGGCGGTCGACGTGCTCGACGAGGAGGACGAACTGCAGGAGATCGTCCAGCTCGTCGGCAAGGACGCCCTGCCGGAAGACCAGCAGCTCACACTCGAGATCGCTCGATACCTGCGTGAGGCCTGGCTCCAGCAGAACGCGTTCCACGACGTCGACACCTACTGCGATCCGAAGAAAACCTACCGGATGCTTCAGGCGATCAGGACGTTCAACGACGAGGCCTTCGAGGCGCTCGAGGCCGGCATCCCGGTCGAAGAGATCACCGACGTCGACGCCGCGCCCCGTCTCAACCGGATGAGCACCGCGGAGGAGTGGAACGAGTTCATCGACGAACTCGAATCGGATCTGGAAGAGCAGATCAGAGCACTGTACTAA
- a CDS encoding ATP synthase subunit B has protein sequence MKEYQTITEISGPLVFAEVDEPVGYNEIVEIETPDGRTLRGQVLESSEGLVSIQVFEGTGGIDRNASVRFLGETMKMPVTEDLLGRVLDGSGNPIDDGPEIVPDDRIDIVGEAINPYSREYPEEFIQTGVSAIDGMNTLVRGQKLPIFSGSGLPHNELALQIARQATVPEEEEGDDEEGSEFAVIFGAMGITQEEANEFMQDFERTGALERSVVFMNLADDPAVERTVTPRLALTTAEYLAFEKGYHVLVILTDITNYCEALREIGAAREEVPGRRGYPGYMYTDLAQLYERAGRIEGREGSVTQIPILTMPGDDDTHPIPDLTGYITEGQIVMDRDLNSQGIEPPINVLPSLSRLMDDGIGEGLTRGDHADVSDQMYAAYAEGEDLRDLVNIVGREALSERDNKFLDFADRFESEFVQQGYETDRSIDDTLELGWDLLSMLPKEALNRIDEDLIEVHYREEEAEAVQAD, from the coding sequence ATGAAAGAGTACCAGACAATCACGGAAATCAGCGGTCCGCTGGTGTTCGCCGAGGTCGACGAACCCGTCGGCTACAACGAGATCGTCGAGATCGAGACGCCGGACGGCAGAACCCTGCGCGGGCAGGTGCTGGAATCGAGCGAGGGTCTCGTCTCGATCCAGGTCTTCGAGGGGACGGGCGGTATCGACCGCAACGCGTCCGTTCGATTCCTGGGCGAGACGATGAAGATGCCCGTCACCGAGGACCTCCTCGGACGGGTGCTCGACGGCTCCGGGAACCCGATCGACGACGGTCCCGAGATCGTCCCGGACGACCGCATCGACATCGTCGGTGAAGCGATCAACCCCTACTCGCGGGAGTACCCCGAGGAGTTCATTCAGACGGGTGTCTCCGCCATCGACGGCATGAACACCCTCGTTCGCGGTCAGAAGCTGCCGATCTTCTCCGGATCCGGCCTGCCACACAACGAACTCGCGCTCCAGATCGCCCGCCAGGCGACGGTGCCGGAGGAAGAGGAAGGCGACGACGAGGAGGGCTCCGAGTTCGCAGTCATCTTCGGCGCGATGGGGATCACCCAGGAGGAGGCGAACGAGTTCATGCAGGACTTCGAGCGCACGGGCGCACTCGAGCGCTCGGTCGTCTTCATGAACCTCGCGGACGACCCCGCAGTCGAGCGGACGGTCACGCCGCGACTCGCCCTGACGACGGCGGAGTACCTCGCCTTCGAGAAGGGGTACCACGTGCTGGTCATCCTGACGGACATTACCAACTACTGCGAGGCGCTGCGCGAGATCGGTGCTGCACGCGAGGAGGTTCCGGGTCGCCGCGGCTACCCCGGATACATGTACACGGACCTGGCGCAGCTCTACGAGCGCGCCGGCCGTATCGAGGGCCGCGAGGGCTCGGTGACGCAGATTCCGATCCTCACGATGCCCGGCGACGACGACACGCACCCGATCCCGGACCTGACCGGCTACATCACCGAGGGGCAGATCGTGATGGATCGGGACCTGAACAGCCAGGGTATCGAGCCGCCGATCAACGTCCTGCCGAGCCTGTCCCGACTGATGGACGACGGGATCGGCGAGGGGCTCACCCGCGGGGACCACGCCGACGTCTCCGACCAGATGTACGCCGCCTACGCCGAGGGTGAGGACCTTCGCGACCTCGTGAACATCGTCGGCCGCGAGGCGCTGTCCGAGCGCGACAACAAGTTCCTCGACTTCGCCGATCGGTTCGAGTCCGAGTTCGTCCAGCAGGGGTACGAGACCGACCGCTCGATCGACGACACGCTCGAGCTCGGTTGGGACCTGCTCTCGATGCTTCCGAAGGAGGCCCTCAACCGGATCGACGAGGATCTCATCGAGGTGCACTACCGCGAGGAAGAAGCCGAAGCCGTTCAGGCCGACTGA
- a CDS encoding zinc ribbon domain-containing protein — translation MNDHSRVDAEETGCPKCGHTETEVDDISTTGTGLSKFFDVQNRRFRVVSCTNCGYAELYKGGRTSDMVDLFLG, via the coding sequence ATGAACGATCACAGCCGCGTGGATGCGGAAGAGACGGGGTGTCCGAAGTGCGGACATACCGAGACGGAAGTCGACGATATCTCGACGACGGGAACCGGACTCTCGAAATTTTTCGACGTTCAGAACCGTCGGTTCCGGGTCGTTTCCTGTACCAACTGTGGCTACGCGGAGCTCTACAAGGGTGGCCGGACGAGCGATATGGTCGACCTGTTTCTCGGCTGA
- a CDS encoding endonuclease/exonuclease/phosphatase family protein, producing the protein MSSRTVRACTFNLRYDEPADEHPWDERESRVLEELERIDPDLIGCQEALPHQYDDLRAGLETYDWHGVGRRDGEREGEFVPVGWRSDRFDRLESGAFWLSETPTEPSVGWDAALPRVATWVRLRDRRSAGTLWFCNTHFDHRGERARLESAGLLRRRANERLENGDVAVLTGDANCTGGSPPYRTLTAGPLEDARRAANEVTGPAGTFHGFDGGVGDRIDYVFVPSAVAVTSYRAVEPDEDAPRSDHLPVYTVFEVGD; encoded by the coding sequence ATGTCATCACGTACCGTTCGGGCGTGCACGTTCAACCTCCGGTACGACGAGCCGGCGGACGAGCACCCGTGGGACGAACGCGAGTCCCGGGTCCTCGAGGAACTCGAGCGGATCGATCCGGACCTGATCGGCTGTCAGGAAGCGCTCCCCCACCAGTACGACGACCTGCGAGCGGGTCTCGAAACGTACGATTGGCACGGCGTCGGCCGCCGGGACGGCGAGCGCGAGGGCGAGTTCGTCCCCGTCGGCTGGCGATCGGATCGGTTCGATCGCCTCGAGTCGGGCGCGTTCTGGCTCTCGGAGACGCCGACCGAACCGAGCGTCGGCTGGGACGCGGCCCTGCCGCGGGTCGCCACGTGGGTTCGCCTCCGGGATCGGCGGTCGGCGGGCACGCTCTGGTTTTGCAACACGCACTTCGACCACCGCGGGGAGCGGGCGCGACTCGAGTCCGCCGGGCTCCTGCGCCGACGTGCGAACGAGCGCCTCGAGAACGGTGACGTCGCGGTGCTAACGGGAGACGCGAACTGTACGGGCGGCTCTCCGCCGTATCGGACGCTGACCGCGGGACCGCTCGAGGATGCCCGCCGCGCTGCGAACGAGGTTACGGGTCCCGCCGGAACGTTTCACGGGTTCGACGGGGGCGTCGGTGATCGGATCGACTACGTGTTCGTTCCGTCCGCGGTCGCGGTGACTAGCTACCGGGCGGTAGAACCGGACGAGGACGCGCCTCGATCGGATCATCTCCCGGTGTACACCGTGTTCGAGGTCGGTGACTGA
- a CDS encoding V-type ATP synthase subunit D: MAKDVKPTRKNLMEIEDRIELSERGHGTLEKKRDGLIMEFMDILDKAQDVRGELSDDYEDAQKKINMARAMEGDVAVRGAAAALQEHPEITTESKNIMGVVVPQIESSRVSKSLDQRGYGIMGTSARIDEAAEAYEDLLESIILAAEVETAMKKMLREIETTKRRVNALEFKLLPDLYDSQEYIEQKLEEQEREETFRLKKIKDKKEEEEKAEREAQDDVEETEEAATGDTAGTDSDEMEQSTAGGLPGGD; the protein is encoded by the coding sequence ATGGCCAAGGACGTCAAACCGACCCGCAAGAACCTGATGGAGATCGAGGATCGGATCGAACTCTCCGAACGCGGGCACGGGACGCTCGAGAAGAAACGGGACGGGCTGATCATGGAGTTCATGGACATTCTGGACAAGGCACAGGACGTCCGCGGGGAGCTCTCCGACGACTACGAGGACGCCCAGAAGAAGATCAACATGGCGCGAGCGATGGAGGGTGACGTCGCCGTTCGCGGGGCCGCCGCCGCGCTGCAGGAACACCCCGAGATCACGACCGAGTCCAAGAACATCATGGGCGTCGTCGTCCCGCAGATCGAGTCCTCGCGCGTCTCGAAGAGCCTCGATCAGCGCGGCTACGGGATCATGGGCACCTCCGCGCGCATCGACGAGGCCGCAGAGGCCTACGAGGACCTCCTCGAGAGCATCATCCTCGCCGCCGAGGTCGAGACGGCGATGAAGAAGATGCTCCGCGAGATCGAGACCACCAAGCGCCGCGTCAACGCTCTCGAGTTCAAACTGCTGCCCGATCTCTACGACAGCCAGGAGTACATCGAGCAGAAACTCGAGGAACAGGAGCGCGAGGAGACGTTCCGCCTCAAGAAGATTAAGGACAAGAAGGAAGAAGAGGAGAAGGCCGAGCGCGAGGCCCAGGACGACGTAGAGGAAACCGAAGAAGCCGCGACCGGCGACACCGCGGGGACCGACTCCGACGAGATGGAACAGTCGACCGCTGGCGGACTCCCCGGCGGCGACTGA
- a CDS encoding DUF6276 family protein gives MACSACGSDSAIVCSLSDEYRDYAPADAAAISVCTHCLTVDPVENDAAAVGTERDEEPDFSRLSDAFPTRPSRAIPLVLAIGLCSSLATNRSAIESLLEEVERAGTDPLLAIDRLCADPGVEPAVDLERRRHQLEQLLY, from the coding sequence ATGGCCTGTTCGGCGTGTGGTTCCGACTCGGCGATCGTTTGCTCCCTCTCTGACGAGTATCGCGACTACGCGCCGGCGGACGCCGCGGCAATCAGCGTTTGTACGCACTGTCTCACCGTCGATCCCGTCGAAAACGACGCTGCGGCCGTGGGTACCGAACGCGACGAGGAACCCGACTTCTCCCGTCTCAGCGACGCCTTCCCGACCCGTCCGTCGCGAGCGATCCCGCTCGTGCTCGCGATCGGCCTCTGTTCCTCGCTCGCGACCAACCGGTCCGCGATCGAATCACTCCTCGAGGAGGTCGAGCGTGCCGGTACGGATCCGCTGCTGGCGATCGATCGACTGTGCGCGGATCCGGGCGTCGAGCCGGCGGTCGACCTCGAGCGGCGACGCCACCAGCTCGAGCAGTTACTGTACTGA
- a CDS encoding DUF5811 family protein: MNGNTPYAGLPGETGAGQRAAADLPDLSSTQKRRLNRDVSRIAARTREFLPNEYIVDADISSGHTGPQVTVAVQPPVGHTVSAGFTPDLEDAAEELITADECDEVARGLAASAALQVKQAVSNNVTPTAK, translated from the coding sequence ATGAACGGAAATACGCCGTACGCAGGGTTGCCGGGCGAGACGGGCGCTGGTCAGCGTGCAGCGGCGGATCTCCCGGATCTCTCGAGCACCCAGAAACGGCGGCTCAACCGCGACGTCTCGCGGATCGCTGCCCGCACCCGCGAGTTTCTTCCGAACGAGTACATCGTCGACGCCGATATCTCGAGCGGGCACACCGGTCCCCAGGTGACCGTCGCCGTCCAGCCGCCGGTCGGCCACACCGTCAGCGCCGGCTTCACTCCCGACCTCGAGGACGCGGCCGAGGAACTCATCACGGCCGACGAGTGCGACGAGGTCGCGCGCGGACTAGCCGCGAGCGCGGCACTTCAGGTGAAACAGGCGGTCAGCAACAACGTTACGCCGACCGCGAAGTAG
- a CDS encoding pyruvoyl-dependent arginine decarboxylase — MSMIRVVWGTGSAPTAMASYDAALAAAGVENYNLVSVSSVVPAGVDVEAVGTAPDLGPIGERLTVVEARATTAGPARASAALAWSQSVDEGPGLFYETAGEMDREDVERRVREGLEAGQELRDWTFDDPNVVVESSRAESGTYTTALVLAVYGESEPIL; from the coding sequence ATGAGCATGATCCGCGTCGTCTGGGGAACCGGCTCCGCACCGACGGCGATGGCGTCGTACGACGCCGCGCTCGCCGCCGCCGGGGTCGAGAACTACAACCTGGTATCCGTTTCGTCCGTCGTTCCCGCCGGCGTCGACGTCGAAGCCGTCGGAACCGCGCCCGATCTCGGACCCATCGGGGAGCGCCTGACGGTCGTCGAGGCTCGAGCCACCACCGCTGGCCCGGCTCGAGCGAGTGCGGCGCTCGCGTGGTCGCAGTCGGTCGACGAGGGACCCGGACTGTTCTACGAAACGGCCGGCGAGATGGATCGCGAGGACGTCGAGCGACGCGTTCGCGAGGGGCTGGAGGCGGGTCAGGAGCTTCGGGACTGGACGTTCGACGACCCGAACGTCGTCGTCGAGAGCAGCCGGGCGGAGTCGGGAACGTACACGACGGCGCTCGTTCTCGCGGTGTACGGCGAGAGCGAACCGATCCTGTAG